The following is a genomic window from Hymenobacter monticola.
GGTGGGTGCCGGGAATCACGCGCAGGCCGCCGTTGGTGGCCTTGGTGCCGTCGAGGTGCAGGCCCACGTTGAGCATGGGCCCGATGCGCTTGCCGTAGAACACGTCGCGCAGCGAGTCGGTGTGCCAGCCCATCTGGCTGAACTCGGAGCCGGGCACGTTCACGTAGTGGTTCACCACGAGGCCGTCTTTCTCGTTCTCGCCCACCCGGCCGCCTTCGGCTTCGAGCAGCGGAAACAAGGCCCGAAACCGCTCGTCCTGCAGCAGTTCGTGTAGCACAGGGTGGTGCTGCGAGGCAAAGGCGAAGCGCTGCACGATGGGCGCGCCGTCCACGTCCTTGCCGTACTTAATGGGCACGCCGTTCACTTTTTCCACGCCCTCGGCCAGCCACTTTGCTTGCACCTCCTGGGTGGCTTGCAGGATTTGCCGGACGTGTTCGGGCGAGGCAAAAGGACGAAAATGCAGGAAACCGTATTTAGCGAAAAAAGCCCGCTGCTCGGCCGTGAGGGCAGGGCCGAGGGTGAAGCGTGGGTAATCAGCAGATAGAGCCATAGCAGAAAAGGGCGGCCGGCGGGAGGGCCAACCGACATACAAAGATAACATGCCCGGCGCCGCCCCTGTCGGGCCGAAAGGGCGCTGGCGGCTGCGCAGCCGCTATAAACCGCCCCGACGCGCGAGGGTTTTAAACCGCCCAAGTACGCCCCCGGTGGGTGAACAGATTGTGAAAATGCTGCCGCCCCCCGCCCCTGCCGACGGCCAGCTTCGCTAAATACTTTACCGTCCCCAACTTAGCGGCCCCAGCCACGCGCTAAACCACCAGCTGCCCGCGTTAGATACCTGGCCCGGGCCCACGCCGGTTGCCAGGGTCCTGCTTAATTTTTATTTTCAATGCTTTTCCAATTACCCACCTTCCGGGCAACGCTCAATGCCTGTTCCGTAGACCGAGCCACTTTCACAGCGCACCCGGCCGGCCGCTTCTGCGGCCAGTGCCAGCGCGTGGTGCAGGACTTCAGCCAGAGCGCCGACCCTATTGCCGACCTGGCCGCCGCCCGCGCCGCCTCGCCCGACGGGCGGGTGTGCGGCACTTTCCGCCGGGCGCAGGTTGCCCCTGCCCCTACCCTGACGCGGCGGCTGCGCTGGTTTGTGATGGCGCTGGTGCTGGTGATGGGCCAGGGCCTGACGGCGCGGGAGGCCCTGGCGCAGGTGCGCAAGCCGGTGCCGCACAAGGCCGTTGCGCCCCGCAGAAAGTATACGCCGGTAAAGAAGCCAAAGCACGTGGCGGAGGCGGTACAGGAACAGATAATACCCGAAGAATTCATTCAGGGCGGCGTGGAATCGGTGGTGATGGAAGAAACGCTGCCGCTACCCGATAGCGCCGCTGTATATGGCTACGTGGAGCAGATGCCGGAAGCCCCGCAGGGCGGCGGCATGGCCGGAATAGTGGCTTATTTCCAGAAGAATATTCACGTCTCGCGGGCCGACCTGGACGAGGCCGAAGGCAAAGCTTTCGTGCATTTCGTGGTGACCGAAACCGGCGCTGTTGCCAATGCGCAAATTATAAAGAGTAGTGGTAGCGACGGGCTGGACGCGGCGGTATTGCAAGCTGCCCGCAACCTGACCGGCCTGCGGCCGGGCCGGCAAAATGGCCGGCCGGTGAAGGTGAGCATCAACCTGCCAATCGATATCAAACCGCAATAAGTCGGGTTGGTCCTCAGCATTTCCTTGAAATCCCCCATCTTCACGGCGCGCCTTCCGGCCCGCCTTGTTCATTCATCCTCCCAAGCCCACCGCTCCCATGGTCTTCACGCCCAGCCCCATGCTCCTCAAGCTGCTCTACACGCGCGGCAGCCTGCACAACCTGCCCAACAACGCGGGCGTGGCCTTCAGCATCAAAAACCGGCTCGACACCGTGAAGGTGACCGGTTTTAAGCAGGTGAAGATTGGGGAGACGGTGGTGCCGGCCGAGAACATCACCGTGGACCTGGGCGACGGCGAGCAGCGCCCCGCCAGCCAGATAAACGCCGACGGCCAAGCCATCGACCTGCCGGTGGGCCGCTCCCTCACCATTCGGCTGGCCACGCCGGCCCTGGCCGAGGGCATGCACCCGGTGCAGGCCTGGTTCTCGACCGATGCCTTCGGCGACCTGCACGTGGAGGTAGAAGACGCCATTGTGAGCGCCGCCAACCACAAGCCCCGCATCCCCCGCTCCGACGAAGACGACTACGCCGAAGCCGCCATTGCGGCCCGGCAGCGCTTCGCCGAGGAGTTTTCGGGCCAGGAGTTCAAGCACCTCAAGCAGTATTCGTTCGATGCCCACGTCCTGAAGGGCAACTGCGAGCATTTTGTGGGCGTGGCCCAGATTCCGGTGGGCCTGGCCGGGCCGCTCACCGTGAACGGCGAGCACGCGCAGGGCGACTTCCTGATTCCGATGGCCACCACGGAGGGCACGCTGGTGGCCAGCTACAACCGCGGCATGCAGGTGCTCAACCTGTGCGGCGGCGTGAAGTGCACCGTGGTGGGCGATGCCATGCAGCGGGCGCCGGTGTTCGTGTTCGAGGATGCACGCGGGGCCCGCGACTTCGGCAAGTGGGTGGAAGACAGCATCGACCAGATTCGGCCGCAGGCCGAAAGCACGTCGAGCGTGGCCAAGCTGCAGTACATCGACACGTATCTGAGCAACAAGTTTGCCTACCTGCGCTTCAATTTCAGCACCGGCGACGCCGCGGGCCAGAACATGGTGGGCCGCGCCACCTTCGCGGCCTGCTCTTGGATTCTGGAGAACTACAAGGGTCCGAAAATCGAGCATTTCTACCTCGAATCGAACTTTGCCACCGACAAAAAGGCCTCGCAAATCAACGTGATGCGCACCCGGGGCAAGCGCGTGGTGGCCGAGGCCGTGGTGAAGCGCGACGTGCTGATGCAGCGCATGCGCGTGACGCCTGAGCAGCTGGCCTATCACGGGCAGGTGAGCAACGTGGGTGCCTTCATTTCGGGCGCCAACAACAACGGCGCGCACTCGGCCAACGGCATCACGGCCCTGTTCATTGCCACCGGCCAGGACGTGGCCAACGTGAGCGAATCGAGCGCGGGCATCCTGTATTCGGAAGTGAACAAGGACGGCGACCTCTACATCAGCATCACCATCCCCTCGCTCATCGTGGCCACCCACGGCGGCGGCACCGGCCTGGCCACCCAAAACGAGTGCCTGCAGATGCTGGGCTGCGTGGGCCGCGGCACGGTGCGCAAGTTTGCCGAAATAGTGGCCGGCGTAGTGCTGGCCGGCGAGCTGAGCCTGGGCGCTGCCATTTCGAGTTCCGACTGGGTGAGCAGCCACGAGCAATACGGCCGCAACCGGTAAGAACGTGTACCCCGAAGCTCCGCTTCGGCCCGCGTCGGGAATCGTTCAACGGGCCGAAGCGGAGCTTCGGGGTACACGTTCTTACCGGTTCTACCATCTTCCACTTCATCCCCCATGAAACTCCCCTTTACCCTCCTGTACGCCGCCTTTGCACTCATCATCAGCAGCTTGCTCACGCCGGCCCGTGCCCAGCCCACCTACTCGCGCGACCTGGGCGAGCTGGCGCTGGGGATTTACCAGCAGGCCAACTCGCCCGGTGCGCTGGAGCGGATGCGCAAAGACCTCATCAAGGCGCCGGAGGCCTACCTCGTCAGCATCGACCAGCCGGGCGTGCTGGTGCTGCCCAACAAGCGCCGCGTGCGGGTGCCGGCCATGAAATACAACGTGGCCCTGCGCCTGCTCGAAGTGCGCGACTCGACCGGCAGCCACGTGTGGCCCCCCGGCAGCCTCGACGGCTTTTACATGGGCAAGGGGGCCGACACGCGGCACTTTCGCACTTTTCTGGTGCGCAACAGCGGCACCGAGCGCAACTTCGTGGAGGTGCTGACCGCCGACGACAATGCCTTTCTGGTGCTGGCCGTGCTGCACCACTACGTGCACGACGACGCCGTGCTGGACCCCGTGCTGCGCACCGAAGTTCGTCCGGCCCGCACCGAGATTGGCCAGGTCGTCGTGGCCGGCCCGTCCGTGACGCCGCAGGAGCCGCTGCGGGCCATCTCCCTCAACCGGAAGGAGGTAACGCGGCTGTTTGGCACCCGCGCGCCCCAGGTCGAGGCCTACGCCGCCAAGGAGCACCTCAGCTACACCGACCTGGCCCAGGTGTTGCGCATGGTGGAATACTACAACCTGCAGGGGAAATAGCCATATTCCGACGGTGATGCGGTGAAATTCAACCGTTAAGCTCTTGGATACTGGCCACATCTTTGCACCGCGGCCGCCGCTGACGTTGTAATTTTGCGTCTTGCCTCGGCTCTTTTTAACCTCATTATTCGTGAAATCCTTTTATTCGTTATTGACCTTTTTCGCCATGAGCACGGCCTGGTCCACGCCCGCCGCTGCCCAAATCTCGCGCGACGTTGCCGATGCACGCGCGGCCTACCAGCAAGCCAACACGGGCGCGGTGGCCGAAGGCTACCGCGCTTCGCTGAAGCAGCAAACCAGCGGGTTCGTAGGCGGCTCGGCTTTTCAGCTGGGCTTCCTGCGCACCGCCGATGGGCGCACCCTGCTGGTGCCCGGCTTGCGCTACCACGCCGGCCTGCACCTGCTCGAAGCCCAGGATTCCATTGACCTCGAATCGTCGCATTTGTGGCCCACCGGCAGCCTGCGCGGCTTCGACCTGGGCGAGGCCGGCGACCCCGCCGCCCCGGTGCGCCGCTTCCGCTCGCGCCTGGTGAAAGAAGGCAGCGCCGGCACGCGCCGCGAGTACGTGGAAGTCCTCACCGCCATCGACGCCGGTCCGCTGCTGCTGGGCTGGCTGTACGCCCCGGCCGACGATACGCCCACCAGCAAGCGCCCCCTGGTGGGCACGCTGGTGGCCGGCCCCGGCACCGTGGGCAACGAGCCCCTGCGCCCCCTCGAGCCCTCCGAGGCGGCCGTACTGCGCCTCTTCGGCGGCCGGGCCAACGACGTGCGCACCTTCGCCACCACTCAGCACCTCGACTACACCCGCCCGGCCGACATCGCCAAAATGATGGACCACTACAACCGCATTGCAGTGGTAAAATAACGCGCCGGCCCGGCAAGACGCGCGCTAAAGTTGTTAACAAAAAAGCCGACCCTTGCAGGTCGGCTTTTTTGCTATATGCCCGGTTAAGTCGCCTTATAGCGAGTTGGCCGTCACCTTAAAGCGCGTATCGGAGCGGATGGTGAGCGAGTCGCGGATGAAGTAGTTAGGCCGCTGCCGGCTGTACACCGTCAGCTCGTAGGTTTCCGATTTCAGGTATTCGTCGAGCCGTTCGGTGGTGGGCACCAGCGTCAGGGTTTTGGCTCCTCGGGGCGGGTTGTAGAGGTAAGCCAGCATAATCCGGTTGTTGGTTTTCGGCGTATTGATGTACACCTTGAGGCTGTCCAGAAAGTCGAAGTTGAGCGTGCTGGGGCTCACCAGCGTGAGCTGCATCTGGTCGAGCAGCACGTTTTTGACTTTGTCGCGCGTGGTTTTGTTGTTGCGGAACGAGGCCTCCGAGTTCGTGATAATGGAAACCGGCTTGGGCAGGCCCGTGTAGAAGATGCTGGGCGGGGGGATGCGCGAATTCTGCGACACATCTACCGTAAACGTCAGCAGCTCATCGAGCGCGTTTTTTTTGCAGCCGAATACCGTTAGCAGCACCAGCGCGGGGCCGAGGAAAAGCAGTTTTTTCATAGATGGTCGAACGGTTGGTTAGGTTTCGGTATACGCAGCCCGGCCGCTAAAAAGTTTGCCACCCGGCAGCATTCTAAAGTTAAGCACCCGCCGCTTAATCCATCATATCGGCCGAACGGGGCGGGTCGGGCACGAAGCCGGGGTTCCAGCTCATGGGGTAGCGGGCGTCCACATAAGGCAGCGCCGCCTCGGTGAGGTAGAGGGGGCGGAAGGTGTCCACCATCACGGCCAGCTCGTGGGTTTCGGTTTTGCCAATGCTGGCTTCCACCGTGCCGGGGTGCGGGCCGTGCGGCAGCCCCGTGGGGTGCCAGGTAAACGACGCCAAATCAACCCCTTTGCGCGACATGAAATTGCCGGCCACGTAGTACAGCACCTCGTCCGAGTCCACGTTGGCGTGGTTGTAGGGCGCCGGAATGCTGAGCGGGTGGTAGTCGAACAAACGCGGCACAAAGGAGCAGATGACGTAGTTGTGCCCCTCAAACGTCTGGTGTACGGGCGGCGGCTGGTGCAGGCGTCCGGTGATAGGCTCAAAATCGTGGATGCTGAAGGCGTAGGGGTAGAAATACCCGTCCCAGCCCACCACATCGAAGGGCGTGTGCGCGTAGGTCAGCTCGTGCAGCATGCCTTCCTTCTTCACGCGCACCACGTAGTCGCCCTCGGGCTGCTCGTGGGGCAACAACTCAGTGGGCGGGCGCATGTCGCGCTCACAGTAGGGCGAGTGCTCCAGCAGCTGGCCGAAGTGGTTGCGGTAGCGCCGCACCGTTTCCACGGGGCTAAACGACTCGATAATCATCAGCCGCACCGGGCCTTCCTCGAAGTGCAATTGGTGGATAATGGTGCGCGGCACCACCACGTAGTCGCCGGGCTCGAAGGCCACCTTGCCCATCTGGCTCCACAGCTCGCCGCGGCCTTCGTGCACAAAAATCACCTCGTCGGCCTGGGCGTTCTTGTAGTAATAATCCATCCGCTTCTCCGTGGGGTTGCAGATGCTCATGGTGACATCGGCGTTGCCGAGCAGGGTTTGTCGGGCGGCCAGGTAGTCGCCGCCGGTGCTGGTTTGGGCCAGCGTGCGCAGGTGCTCGGGCTGCAGCGGCCGGTCCTTCAGCAGCTTGGGCGCGTAGGGCCTGGGCTCGCCCACGTGCTTAATCTGGGTGGGCGGGTGCACGTGGTAGAGCAGCGACGACACGCCGTGAAAACCCAGCGTGCCCACGAGCTGCTCCGAATACAAGGAGCCGTCGGGCTGCCGAAACTGGGTGTGGCGCTTGCGCGGAATCTGGCCGAGGCGGTGGTAATGCGACATGGGCGGGTGGGATTTCAGGGGTGGATTGGGCCCGTGAAGTTACGAGTACCGTTTGTCATTGCGAGCGCAGCGAAGCAATCCGTCCTGTCAAAGCCAGACACGTTCTTTTGCGACAAGCTCCGGTAATGCACAGCGCTAAGGCTTTGTCACACTTATCAGGCTGGTCGCTGAGAACAGGACGGATTGCTTCGCTGCGCTCGCAATGACAACAAGGCCTCCATTACTTCCCCAGCAGCGCCAGCTGGGCCGAGCTGTCGCCCACGGCGTGCAGGGCGCTTTGCAGCTCGGCGTCCTGCTCGCGCAGCACCGTGTAGTAGGGCACTAAGCCGTAGGCGCTACGGGCGATGTAAGCCTTGAGCAGGTTGCGCAGCAGCGGCGCGCAGCGGCGCACGGTGGCCGGGTCGGCCTTCACGCCGTCCTGGGCAGCCTGGGCGGTCAGGCTCGCCAGTTGCGTGTCGGAGATGCGGAAGGTGGCGTTGAATTGCTCGAAGCGCAGGCCTTCCAGCTCGGCCTTGTGGCCCTGGTAGAAATTCAGGGCGAAGGCGCGGGCCACGCCGTGGGCAAGTAGCTTGGTGTAATAGGCCGAGTGGGCCACCGAGTCGCGCGGTACAAACACGTCGGGCATGATGCCGCCGCCGCCGTACACCGGGCGTCCGTGGTCGGTGCGGAATTTCAACTCCTTGGCAAAGCGGACGCTGTCGGCCGACTGCAGCTCGCCACGGGCGGCGCGGTGGGCCACGTCGGCGCTGTATTCGGCGTAGTTGGCGCCGTAGGGCTTCTGAATGGAGCGGCCCGCCGGCGTGTAGTAGCGGGCAATGGTGAGGCGCAGCTCGCCGCCGTCGCTCAGCGCGATGGGCTGTTGCACGAGGCCTTTGCCGAAGGTGCGGCGGCCCACCAGAATGGCGCGGTCGTGGTCTTGCAGGGCTCCAGCCACTACTTCGGCAGCCGAGGCGCTGCCTTCGTCTACTAATACTACTAAGGCGCCTTCCTCAAATTCGCCGGCCACTTTGGCGTAGGTCTGCGAGTCGTACTGCTCGCCCTTGCCGTCGGTGTACACGATTTTACGCGAGCCGCCGATGAACTCATCGGCCAGGCGAGTGGCGCGGTCGAGGTAGCCGCCGGGGTTGCCGCGCAGGTCCAGCACGAGGCGCGTGAGGCCCTGCCGGCGCAAATCGACCAGCGCGGCTTTGAACTCATCATAAGTATTCGAGGCAAAGCGGCTCACCTTAATGTAGCCGGTCTGGTCGTCGACCAAATAAGCGGCGTCAATCGACGAATTGGCAATGCGGCTGCGGGCAATGCTCAGGCGCAGCGGCTGGGCCAGGTGCCGGCGGCGCAGCTCCAGCATGAGGCTGCTGCCACGCGGGCCGCGCAGCAGCTCGCTGAGGCGGGCCGTGCTGAGGTGGGCGCCCGACACCCGCTTGCCAGCTATGCTCAGAATCTGGTCGCCGGGCTGCACGCCGGCTTGCTCGGCCGGGCCGCCGCTGAGCGGGGCCACCACCGTCATGGTATCGCGGAAAACGTTGAATTCGATACCGATGCCGTCGTAGTCGCTTTGCAGGAAGGCATCGGTTCTGTCCCGGTCACGGGCCGGGATGTACACGGAGTGCGGGTCGAGCTTTTCCAGCATCTGCACCACGGCGTAATCGGCCAAGCCCTCGGTGTCGACCGAGTCGGCGTAGTCGCGGTCCACGTAGCTCAGGATTTCTTTGAAACGCAGGTAGCCGCGGGCCGTGGCGTCGGGGTTTTCCGAGGAGGGCCGGAAGGGGTTGTTGGCCACCAGCGCGCCGGTGCCCATGGCCAGCAGTAGCATCAGGATTTGCCGCAGCCCGGCCCGCCGCTTCGTCGCGACGGGCCGGGTCTTCCCTAAAGAATTGAGCGGCGAAATAGGCATGTAAAGTATAGAAGTGCTCGAATAGAGTATAGCGTAGCGTAGGTCAAAACTATTGAAATTTTCTTAGCTCAAAACCTCAATACGTTCAATAACCTGAATTTATTCAATAAATACAACAATGTGTCTCTAAAACGCAAAATAAAGCATATCACAACGGCATATTGCAATTATTACCTTAGCCGAAGCGCTTATTTAATGCATGGCAAAATTATAATTTTGCTAATACATATTTTAAAGCAATTCGATGAGCCTGCAGGGTTTGTCGCTCAATCGGCTCTTTTCCGATGCCAGTGATATACAGCGCGAAAATTCGATACGAATACGGTTGAGCTTTGGATTTGGTCCTATCTGCGCGGGGCTTCCACGGCTCAAAGCGGCGTCGTTAGTAGGAGGTAGGCGCGGGGCCTGCCCCCGCCTATCGTTGAACGGAATCTTGCGGGCGGCGCGGATGGATGGACGGGGGCAGGCCCCGCCCCTACCTCGTTCGATGGCTTGCCACCGGCCTCACCATCTGAAAACAAAAAAGGCTGGCCCCTTGCGGAAGGCCAGCCCTTTTTTTCAACTATCGAAATGTCCGACTACGCCTTGCGGGCGCGACGCAACCGCCGCAACGCGTAGCCCACGCCGCCGGCCAGCAGCAGCGAGGCGCCGCCGTCGATGGGCACGTCGGTGGGCGTGACGGGCGGAGTGGGCGTGCCGGGGCCAGGACCGCCGGAACCGGGCTGCGCCCCGGCCGAGAAGCTCAGCAGCAGGCCCAGCCCGCACAGCAGCAGGAAGCCCGGCCGCCGCGTGGGGCGCGTGGTGCCCCCGGCACGAAGCCGGGGACACGGGAGCGAAACAAGTTTATTGTTCATAGCGCGTTAGTTAAGTACCAGTTTGCGGGTGAGCACGCCCGTGGCGGTGCTGAGGCGCACCGTGTACACGCCGGCGGCCAGGCCGGTGGTGGGCACCGACAGGCGCAGGGTGCCCGTGGGCGACGTGGCGGGGCCGGCGGCGCTGTACACGCGCTGGCCAATGCTGTTGAGCACTTCCAGGCGGGCTTTGGCCAGGGCCGTGGCCTGGCCCGACACCACTACTTGCACCACGGCCGTTTGCGAGTTGGCTGGGTTGGGGTACACCTGCAGCTCGGCGAAGGGCTGGGTGCTGGCCGTGGTAGCCAGCGGCCCGGCGGCCGGGTTAAGGTGCAGCACGAAGCGGCTGGTGCTCAGGCCCTGCGCCAGCGTGGCGGTGTAGGCGCCGGTGCGCAGGTTGTGCCAGGTGCCGCGGAGGCGGTCTTCCAGGTAGAGCGTGGCCGTGGCCGGGAAGTTGTCGAGGCGCTGCGGCGTGAAGGTGAACGTGCCGCCCGTGGGGGCATTCACGCCCAGCGGCAGGGCCTGGGGCTGAGTACCCTCGGGCAGGCCCTGGATGCTCAGGCTTTCGGGGCCGGCCTGCTGGTAGAGCGTGGGCTGCTGCCCACCGTTGAGCACCACCTTGAGGGCGTCGTAGTGGCTATCGAAGGCGGCGGTGGCGCCGGCTTCCTGGTACACGTAGAGCACATCGGCCAGGCTACCGGCGGCCGGAGCCTGCAGGGCCAGCTCCAGCATGGGGCGGGTTTCGGCCGTGTTGCGGTACTGCGTGGGGCTGGTGTAGGTGGTTTCGCGGGCGGCGTTGGTGAAGGTGAGCGTGGGCGAGCCACTGCTTACCCGGCCAAAGAAAGCCTGGCCCGAAGCCACAAGGTTAGCCCCGGCAGGCCCGGCGCCGTTCACGTAGCCCACGTAGGAACCCGCATACGGGCCGCTGCTCTGGTACACGTACAGCGCGTTGTCCATGCCCGTGGGGCGGGTTAGGTTGTTCCAGTTCAGCGGGGCCGGGTAGGGGTTGCCCAGCAGTTGCCAGCCCGAGTTGGCGGTGGCGCCGCGGCTCATGGTCAAGGCGTAGTTGCCGGTGCGCAGGGTGCCCGTCAGGTTGAGCGTAGCCGGGGCCAGGTTCACGGTGAAACCCTGGCCGGCCGTCAGCGGGTCGGAAGGGGCGGCGGGCGACTGCCAGCCCTGGTCAAACGTGCTGCTGCCGGCGGCTGTCAGGCGCGTCTCGTTGTAGGTGAATACCGTCGGGAAAGGGTTCACGGTATTGCCGGCCGTGTTGTAGGCTGGGTTCACCACCGGAGCGGGGCTGCCGGCGCCGTGCAGGTCGGCCACCGTGGCGCCGTTCACCGGCGAGGCAAAGTGGCGGTAGCCGAGGCCGGCGTTCAGGGCCGGGCTCACGTAGCGCTGGGCCGTGGCCGCGCCCGTCACCACGCCGCCCCCGGTGCGGTTCACCACCATGGCGGTGCCCGTTGCGTCCGATTCCAGCGTCAGGTTGCCGTTGGAAGCCAGGTTGCCGAGGTTGAGCGTGAGCACGCGGCGCAGGCCCAGGGTGGTTTGCAGCGTCACGCCCGCGGGGTTGTTCAGCGTCACATTCTGGAAGCGCACGGGGTTGCCGCTGATAACCTGGGCCGTGGGACCGCCGCAAATCAGGTTGCCCGAAGCCGCGTTGAGCGTGCCGTTGTTGGTCAGGTTGCCTTTCAGGTACAGGTTGCCGCTGATGCTCATGGTGGCGCCGCTGGCCACCGTGAGGTTGGTGAGCGGGAAGAAGCCGGCGCCCAGGGCCGGATAGTTGCCCAGGCTGCCCGGAATCATCACCGTGCTGGTGCTGTCGGGCACTTGGTTGCAGCTCCAGTTGGCGGCGTTGTACCAGTTGGTGTCCGTGGTGCCGAGCCAGGTGTTGAGGCCGGCGGCGGTGACACTCAGGTTGGTGCCGTTGTCGGCACCTACGGTGTTCGGCTGGCTGCCCACCACCCGGATGCGGTAGCCAATGCCGGCCACCGTATTGCCCGGCACGAAGCCGGCGATGGTGCCCGTGCCGGTACCCGTCAGGGTGCCCAGGCTCACCGGACTGGCAAACGAGC
Proteins encoded in this region:
- a CDS encoding PID-CTERM protein-sorting domain-containing protein; this translates as MNNKLVSLPCPRLRAGGTTRPTRRPGFLLLCGLGLLLSFSAGAQPGSGGPGPGTPTPPVTPTDVPIDGGASLLLAGGVGYALRRLRRARKA
- a CDS encoding S41 family peptidase, which codes for MPISPLNSLGKTRPVATKRRAGLRQILMLLLAMGTGALVANNPFRPSSENPDATARGYLRFKEILSYVDRDYADSVDTEGLADYAVVQMLEKLDPHSVYIPARDRDRTDAFLQSDYDGIGIEFNVFRDTMTVVAPLSGGPAEQAGVQPGDQILSIAGKRVSGAHLSTARLSELLRGPRGSSLMLELRRRHLAQPLRLSIARSRIANSSIDAAYLVDDQTGYIKVSRFASNTYDEFKAALVDLRRQGLTRLVLDLRGNPGGYLDRATRLADEFIGGSRKIVYTDGKGEQYDSQTYAKVAGEFEEGALVVLVDEGSASAAEVVAGALQDHDRAILVGRRTFGKGLVQQPIALSDGGELRLTIARYYTPAGRSIQKPYGANYAEYSADVAHRAARGELQSADSVRFAKELKFRTDHGRPVYGGGGIMPDVFVPRDSVAHSAYYTKLLAHGVARAFALNFYQGHKAELEGLRFEQFNATFRISDTQLASLTAQAAQDGVKADPATVRRCAPLLRNLLKAYIARSAYGLVPYYTVLREQDAELQSALHAVGDSSAQLALLGK
- a CDS encoding hydroxymethylglutaryl-CoA reductase; amino-acid sequence: MFIHPPKPTAPMVFTPSPMLLKLLYTRGSLHNLPNNAGVAFSIKNRLDTVKVTGFKQVKIGETVVPAENITVDLGDGEQRPASQINADGQAIDLPVGRSLTIRLATPALAEGMHPVQAWFSTDAFGDLHVEVEDAIVSAANHKPRIPRSDEDDYAEAAIAARQRFAEEFSGQEFKHLKQYSFDAHVLKGNCEHFVGVAQIPVGLAGPLTVNGEHAQGDFLIPMATTEGTLVASYNRGMQVLNLCGGVKCTVVGDAMQRAPVFVFEDARGARDFGKWVEDSIDQIRPQAESTSSVAKLQYIDTYLSNKFAYLRFNFSTGDAAGQNMVGRATFAACSWILENYKGPKIEHFYLESNFATDKKASQINVMRTRGKRVVAEAVVKRDVLMQRMRVTPEQLAYHGQVSNVGAFISGANNNGAHSANGITALFIATGQDVANVSESSAGILYSEVNKDGDLYISITIPSLIVATHGGGTGLATQNECLQMLGCVGRGTVRKFAEIVAGVVLAGELSLGAAISSSDWVSSHEQYGRNR
- a CDS encoding homogentisate 1,2-dioxygenase, which gives rise to MSHYHRLGQIPRKRHTQFRQPDGSLYSEQLVGTLGFHGVSSLLYHVHPPTQIKHVGEPRPYAPKLLKDRPLQPEHLRTLAQTSTGGDYLAARQTLLGNADVTMSICNPTEKRMDYYYKNAQADEVIFVHEGRGELWSQMGKVAFEPGDYVVVPRTIIHQLHFEEGPVRLMIIESFSPVETVRRYRNHFGQLLEHSPYCERDMRPPTELLPHEQPEGDYVVRVKKEGMLHELTYAHTPFDVVGWDGYFYPYAFSIHDFEPITGRLHQPPPVHQTFEGHNYVICSFVPRLFDYHPLSIPAPYNHANVDSDEVLYYVAGNFMSRKGVDLASFTWHPTGLPHGPHPGTVEASIGKTETHELAVMVDTFRPLYLTEAALPYVDARYPMSWNPGFVPDPPRSADMMD
- a CDS encoding energy transducer TonB, whose protein sequence is MLFQLPTFRATLNACSVDRATFTAHPAGRFCGQCQRVVQDFSQSADPIADLAAARAASPDGRVCGTFRRAQVAPAPTLTRRLRWFVMALVLVMGQGLTAREALAQVRKPVPHKAVAPRRKYTPVKKPKHVAEAVQEQIIPEEFIQGGVESVVMEETLPLPDSAAVYGYVEQMPEAPQGGGMAGIVAYFQKNIHVSRADLDEAEGKAFVHFVVTETGAVANAQIIKSSGSDGLDAAVLQAARNLTGLRPGRQNGRPVKVSINLPIDIKPQ
- a CDS encoding phytanoyl-CoA dioxygenase family protein, which translates into the protein MALSADYPRFTLGPALTAEQRAFFAKYGFLHFRPFASPEHVRQILQATQEVQAKWLAEGVEKVNGVPIKYGKDVDGAPIVQRFAFASQHHPVLHELLQDERFRALFPLLEAEGGRVGENEKDGLVVNHYVNVPGSEFSQMGWHTDSLRDVFYGKRIGPMLNVGLHLDGTKATNGGLRVIPGTHRQGLHKMLFRKKYYKDVYYDPNEMAIETEPGDLTVHDGRMWHRVAQSPLIGDASRRRVMYVPIISGKYQPKSEDSPTPFYLRFLHLVK